From Vallitalea longa, the proteins below share one genomic window:
- a CDS encoding MATE family efflux transporter: protein MSENRKALLELNMGKLFMKLAVPGIIGMLAVGLYNMVDAIFVGQFVSASGVGAITMAYNVVLINQAILTLFATGAMSLLSRAIGEKDEETIDKLFGNVFIGVAILSVILTIVVCNFATPILYFLGARDDILVLGEKYIKIIALGFIVAGVGPALNMLIRGEGKMKSAMTIVFVGMVINIILDPIFIKVFNMGIEGAAMATVISQILYLIGDIIYFKSGKSVIKLRRKSFRLSMDIMPKILSVGFSGMLMQFMSAIQLAILLRLMSSYGGNDSIIVLSSAQRIMMFAFIPMWGIGQGLQPVLGANYGAKQFARVKEAFLSFTKIATVISGVLWLLFMLLPNFILSWFITEKALVSSGANSFRMYLSVFVLYGFMITAITLFQALGKAGKAALVVMGRQLLFFIPISLILPIFMKETGVWLSLPIGDFLTISLAGIFTIGEFGVLNRQIKGYKNELAK, encoded by the coding sequence ATGAGTGAAAACAGAAAAGCGTTATTAGAACTTAATATGGGCAAATTGTTCATGAAACTCGCTGTACCAGGTATTATTGGAATGCTAGCCGTAGGATTATACAATATGGTGGATGCAATATTTGTAGGTCAGTTTGTAAGTGCGTCAGGAGTTGGAGCAATAACTATGGCTTATAATGTTGTATTAATTAATCAAGCTATACTTACGTTATTTGCAACAGGAGCTATGTCCCTTTTATCAAGAGCAATAGGGGAAAAAGATGAAGAAACTATTGATAAACTATTTGGTAATGTTTTTATAGGTGTTGCCATATTATCAGTAATACTAACTATCGTAGTTTGTAATTTTGCAACCCCCATACTTTATTTTCTTGGGGCTAGAGATGATATTTTGGTTTTAGGTGAAAAATACATAAAGATAATTGCTTTAGGATTTATAGTTGCTGGCGTAGGACCAGCTCTCAATATGCTTATCCGTGGTGAAGGTAAGATGAAATCAGCCATGACAATAGTTTTTGTTGGTATGGTCATTAATATTATCTTAGACCCCATTTTCATCAAAGTATTCAATATGGGAATAGAAGGTGCTGCAATGGCTACGGTTATCAGTCAAATTCTATATTTGATAGGTGATATAATCTATTTCAAATCAGGAAAAAGTGTGATTAAATTGAGAAGAAAAAGTTTTAGGCTCTCTATGGATATTATGCCTAAGATATTAAGTGTTGGTTTTTCAGGAATGTTGATGCAATTTATGTCAGCTATACAATTAGCTATATTACTTAGGTTAATGTCATCATATGGGGGTAATGATAGTATAATTGTCCTTAGTTCAGCCCAAAGAATAATGATGTTCGCTTTTATACCAATGTGGGGGATAGGTCAAGGTTTACAGCCTGTACTTGGAGCCAACTATGGTGCTAAGCAATTTGCAAGAGTAAAAGAGGCCTTTTTATCCTTTACAAAGATCGCTACAGTAATATCAGGCGTATTATGGTTACTTTTCATGTTATTACCTAATTTCATACTAAGTTGGTTCATTACAGAAAAAGCTCTGGTATCATCAGGAGCCAATAGCTTCAGAATGTATTTAAGTGTATTTGTACTATACGGATTCATGATTACAGCAATCACACTTTTCCAAGCACTTGGTAAAGCTGGTAAAGCTGCATTAGTGGTTATGGGAAGACAACTATTGTTTTTTATACCAATATCACTAATATTACCAATATTTATGAAAGAAACAGGTGTATGGTTATCATTGCCAATAGGTGACTTTTTGACCATTAGTCTAGCTGGTATTTTTACTATAGGTGAATTTGGAGTTCTGAATCGTCAGATAAAAGGATATAAGAATGAATTAGCAAAATAA
- a CDS encoding LysM peptidoglycan-binding domain-containing protein, translated as MNRTRKIYVSVVCLCAIFILSNCLLGKNYAKGLEIKPNKSYISIMIEENDTLWSISKKNMSKEYYTTKNYIKELKSINNLTSDIIYKGEYIIIPIIHEN; from the coding sequence ATGAATAGAACAAGAAAAATATACGTATCAGTAGTTTGTCTATGTGCTATATTTATTTTGTCGAATTGCTTATTAGGTAAGAATTACGCTAAGGGGTTAGAAATTAAACCTAATAAGAGTTACATATCAATTATGATAGAGGAAAATGATACTTTATGGTCTATTTCAAAGAAGAATATGAGCAAAGAGTATTATACTACTAAAAATTACATAAAAGAGCTTAAAAGCATAAATAATCTAACTAGCGACATAATATACAAAGGTGAATATATAATTATACCAATAATACATGAAAATTAA
- the nadD gene encoding nicotinate-nucleotide adenylyltransferase, translating into MSEQLIGIMGGTFDPIHYGHLILAQYVLDNMKLDKILFIPSGVSYLKSNRKVSDKIHRLNMTKLGILNNDEFELSTIEIDRKGNTYTVDTIDELNDKYPFNTYYFIIGADSLFDLVKWKDHKRLFKICNFIVANRGATYTDIQLNDEIHMLQTRYDANITLVRIPDIEISSSEIRNRVKDKLSIRYLLPENVEKYIGINKLYSNI; encoded by the coding sequence ATGAGTGAACAATTAATTGGTATAATGGGAGGTACATTTGATCCTATCCATTATGGCCATTTGATATTAGCACAATATGTCTTGGATAACATGAAATTAGATAAAATATTATTTATACCTTCTGGAGTATCTTATTTGAAATCCAATAGAAAAGTTTCAGATAAAATACATAGGCTAAATATGACTAAATTAGGAATACTAAATAACGATGAATTCGAATTATCTACTATTGAAATAGATAGAAAAGGTAACACATATACTGTCGATACAATAGATGAATTGAATGATAAATACCCTTTCAATACTTATTATTTTATAATAGGTGCGGATTCGTTATTCGACTTAGTCAAATGGAAAGATCATAAGAGATTATTCAAGATATGTAATTTTATTGTTGCTAATAGAGGTGCTACTTATACGGATATACAACTTAATGATGAAATCCATATGTTACAAACGAGATATGATGCAAATATTACATTGGTTCGTATTCCGGACATTGAAATTTCATCATCAGAAATAAGAAATAGAGTTAAAGATAAATTATCAATTAGATATTTATTACCAGAAAACGTTGAAAAATATATTGGTATTAACAAACTATATAGCAATATATAG
- the obgE gene encoding GTPase ObgE: protein MFVDQAKIYIKSGDGGNGCVSFRREKYVPNGGPDGGDGGKGGDIIFRVDNDLNTLYDFRHKKHFKARSGEPGKGNKMHGKNSDDLIINVPLGTIIREAETGKVIIDMAHKGMEEVILKGGRGGKGNQHYATPTMQIPKYAQPGRAGKDLWIILELKTIADVGLVGFPNVGKSTFLSRVTNARPKIANYHFTTLNPNLGVVDISGGKGFVIADIPGLIEGASEGVGLGHEFLKHIERTKVIVHIVDVASTEGRNPVEDINKINYELETFNKELINRPMVIAANKIDVMQDDEYLCELKDEFEDKGIKVFPISAVTGKGVKELLYHINDLLSKLDKETLIYEQEYFLDEQEVQEDGFTVEMLEDHTFLVEGAKIEKMLGYTNLETEKGFAFFQKFLRENGIIEELESLGIEEGDTVKMYYLEFDFYK, encoded by the coding sequence ATATTTGTTGACCAGGCAAAAATATATATAAAATCAGGTGACGGCGGAAACGGCTGTGTAAGTTTTAGACGTGAAAAATATGTACCTAACGGTGGTCCTGATGGAGGCGACGGTGGTAAAGGTGGAGACATTATATTCAGAGTTGATAATGATCTGAATACTTTATATGATTTTAGACATAAAAAACATTTCAAAGCTCGTAGTGGTGAACCTGGTAAAGGAAATAAAATGCATGGCAAGAACAGTGACGATCTAATAATTAATGTACCACTTGGAACCATTATTAGAGAAGCTGAGACAGGAAAAGTTATAATTGATATGGCTCATAAAGGTATGGAAGAAGTCATTTTGAAAGGTGGTCGTGGTGGTAAAGGTAACCAACATTACGCTACACCTACTATGCAGATACCCAAATATGCTCAACCAGGTAGAGCAGGTAAAGATCTTTGGATTATACTAGAATTAAAAACAATTGCAGATGTTGGTCTTGTAGGATTTCCTAATGTAGGTAAATCAACTTTCTTATCAAGAGTAACTAATGCTAGACCTAAAATAGCCAATTATCATTTTACAACACTAAACCCAAACCTAGGAGTTGTCGATATAAGTGGTGGGAAAGGTTTTGTTATTGCCGATATTCCAGGACTTATAGAAGGAGCTTCAGAAGGTGTTGGGCTGGGACATGAATTTTTGAAACATATTGAAAGAACGAAAGTTATTGTCCATATAGTAGATGTTGCTTCAACAGAAGGTCGAAATCCTGTAGAAGATATTAATAAGATAAATTATGAACTGGAAACATTTAATAAAGAATTAATTAATAGACCAATGGTAATAGCAGCTAATAAAATAGATGTAATGCAAGATGACGAGTATTTATGTGAATTGAAAGACGAATTTGAAGACAAAGGAATTAAAGTATTTCCTATATCAGCAGTAACTGGTAAGGGTGTTAAAGAATTATTATACCATATTAATGATTTATTAAGTAAATTAGATAAAGAAACCCTTATATATGAACAAGAATATTTCTTAGACGAACAAGAAGTACAGGAAGATGGTTTTACAGTTGAAATGTTAGAAGATCATACTTTCTTAGTAGAAGGTGCCAAAATAGAAAAGATGTTAGGTTATACTAACCTTGAAACTGAAAAAGGTTTTGCATTCTTTCAAAAATTCTTAAGGGAAAATGGAATAATAGAAGAGTTAGAAAGTCTTGGCATTGAAGAGGGTGATACAGTTAAAATGTATTATTTGGAATTTGACTTTTACAAATAA
- a CDS encoding ribosomal-processing cysteine protease Prp, translating to MINIDVFTNNNHINGFELSGHAGYSEYGKDIVCAAISVLTINTINSIENFTDDIYDCSNDEQIGYISFKILDEVSNESDLLLRSMVLGIESMIEEYGSDYITLVIKEV from the coding sequence ATGATTAATATTGATGTATTTACAAATAACAATCATATAAACGGTTTTGAATTAAGTGGTCACGCAGGTTATTCTGAGTATGGTAAAGACATAGTTTGTGCTGCAATATCAGTATTAACTATTAATACTATTAATTCAATTGAGAATTTTACTGATGATATATATGACTGTTCAAATGATGAACAAATAGGATATATTTCATTTAAGATATTAGATGAAGTAAGTAATGAATCTGATTTATTACTGAGATCAATGGTATTAGGTATAGAATCAATGATAGAAGAATATGGTAGTGATTATATTACTCTTGTTATCAAGGAGGTGTAA
- a CDS encoding tRNA 2-thiocytidine biosynthesis TtcA family protein, protein MKLQQLLSHTRKAIDTYNMIDDGDKIAIGISGGKDSLALLYALKGLQRFYPKKFEIEAITVSLGFDNFNLSGVKELCNELEINYTILDTDIGDIIFNQRKEKNPCSLCAKMRKGALNEMAVELGCNKIALGHHKEDIVETMMMSLFFEGRFYSFSPVTYLDRMKLYSIRPLMYVSERDLIGFKNKYNLPVVKSPCPADGNTKREYMKNLLNKLNNENPGLIQRLYRAIESSDIKGWK, encoded by the coding sequence ATGAAATTACAACAACTACTTAGCCATACTAGAAAAGCTATAGATACTTACAATATGATAGATGACGGTGATAAAATAGCAATAGGCATCTCAGGAGGAAAAGATAGTTTAGCCCTACTCTACGCCTTAAAAGGACTACAAAGATTTTATCCTAAGAAATTTGAAATTGAAGCTATTACCGTTTCCCTAGGTTTTGATAACTTTAACTTATCTGGAGTAAAAGAATTATGTAATGAATTAGAAATCAACTATACTATTCTTGATACAGATATCGGAGATATAATATTCAATCAGAGAAAAGAAAAAAATCCATGTTCCTTATGTGCAAAAATGCGCAAAGGTGCACTTAATGAAATGGCTGTTGAATTAGGTTGCAACAAAATAGCTCTTGGCCATCATAAAGAAGATATTGTTGAAACAATGATGATGTCTTTATTCTTCGAAGGTAGATTCTATTCATTTTCTCCAGTAACATATCTTGATAGGATGAAATTATATTCAATAAGACCACTTATGTATGTATCAGAAAGAGATTTGATTGGTTTCAAAAACAAATATAATCTACCAGTAGTCAAAAGTCCTTGTCCTGCAGATGGTAATACTAAACGTGAATATATGAAAAATCTACTTAACAAACTAAATAATGAAAATCCAGGATTGATACAGAGATTATATAGAGCTATTGAAAGTTCAGATATAAAAGGTTGGAAATAA
- the rpmA gene encoding 50S ribosomal protein L27, with amino-acid sequence MLKMNLQFFAHKKGVGSTKNGRDSESKRLGAKKADGQTVKAGNILYRQRGTKIHPGENVGRGGDDTLFALVDGVVKFERKGRDKKQVSVYPKAQ; translated from the coding sequence ATGTTAAAAATGAACCTTCAATTCTTTGCTCATAAAAAAGGAGTTGGTTCTACTAAGAACGGTAGAGACTCTGAGTCAAAGAGATTAGGCGCTAAAAAAGCTGATGGACAAACTGTAAAAGCTGGTAATATTTTATATAGACAACGTGGAACTAAAATTCATCCAGGAGAAAATGTAGGTAGAGGTGGAGATGATACTTTATTTGCATTAGTTGATGGAGTAGTTAAGTTTGAAAGAAAAGGCAGAGACAAAAAACAAGTTTCTGTATATCCAAAAGCTCAATAA
- the yqeK gene encoding bis(5'-nucleosyl)-tetraphosphatase (symmetrical) YqeK, with amino-acid sequence MQSNYDFTAIRNELQKQLHKNRYDHTLGVEKTAVLLAKLHNVDINKARLAALLHDCAKNLSDNKKIEICKKYNIELSCEELNNLDLIHAKIGSVVAKYIYEVKDTDILNAITYHTTGKPNMTSLEKIIYISDYIEPGRDKAPNLKEIREVANKDLDKALFMILSDTIDYLRASNNYIVPLTMDAYEYYNNILYYTGGK; translated from the coding sequence ATGCAAAGTAATTATGATTTCACTGCAATTAGAAATGAATTGCAGAAACAATTACATAAGAATAGATATGATCATACGTTAGGAGTTGAAAAAACAGCAGTTTTATTAGCGAAGCTTCATAATGTAGATATAAATAAAGCTAGATTAGCAGCTTTACTACATGATTGCGCTAAAAATTTATCTGATAATAAAAAAATAGAAATATGTAAAAAATATAATATAGAACTAAGCTGTGAAGAATTGAATAATCTTGACTTGATTCATGCCAAAATAGGCTCTGTAGTGGCTAAATACATTTATGAAGTCAAAGATACAGATATACTTAATGCAATAACTTATCACACTACAGGGAAACCAAATATGACCAGCTTAGAAAAAATTATTTATATATCTGATTACATAGAACCTGGTAGAGATAAAGCTCCAAATCTAAAAGAAATTAGAGAAGTAGCTAATAAGGATTTAGATAAAGCTTTATTTATGATATTATCAGATACTATAGATTATTTAAGAGCTAGCAATAATTATATAGTTCCATTAACAATGGACGCTTATGAATATTATAACAATATTCTATATTATACAGGAGGCAAATAG
- a CDS encoding YgaP family membrane protein has protein sequence MNLDFNKNLGNTDRIIRAATGVILMTLVFTKVLKGWQAILATIISILQFFDAIFSYCVLYDILGCSTSHHFVKEQ, from the coding sequence ATGAATTTAGATTTCAATAAGAACTTAGGAAACACTGATAGAATAATTAGAGCTGCTACGGGAGTGATACTAATGACTTTAGTATTCACAAAAGTATTGAAGGGTTGGCAAGCGATATTAGCGACTATTATATCCATTTTACAATTCTTTGACGCAATATTCAGTTACTGTGTTCTATATGATATACTTGGCTGTTCTACAAGTCATCATTTCGTAAAAGAACAATAA
- a CDS encoding helix-hairpin-helix domain-containing protein has product MKKIFNIIIISIMVIVAINCNNFSSMARSISYNDVDITLAKVVEVISGEAIKVIEENSNSDKSTKLIKMIGIDTDSSMKATEYTYNQLLGKRVMLLPDSNNDTFDKIDRYEYKYVYLAANKSISEELLELGLAKTDTSFEKAEQYDDLVKAQNMAITENKGVWDNYKGKKALVGVNINTATSEELMDILDDTTSEMAYSIVNYRKHNEFNDIKEIKFVNSDFTKEWFDKNRNKMSVVSNIKIASFEELRSLFGNTKIGKELANNIIDYRLFNTLDSINDIRKVPNMYNKFNDIEEYISLYTLTDYEDKDDVKVINLNTASARQIRRTCTISSKRSYDIVKERDKQGYIFKSLGELEKKDLLTRGEILYYSDNLSLFTNLNTAKENELLSLFGCIDISDSSKEKLVDKIIDNKPYVSKKDLDKKNIIPSKYYDMVETYIYASQSELPEYININITDRYKAAELFDIDGKEADKYIKSRKKYKFSKYIKFDYEKYASDFTLYTNINTASKYELENIYGRVYKDNKYQYLRLPADIIDDIIDFREDQPFNSLDEVSEIFSNNKKMSFYNNIKDFIVFY; this is encoded by the coding sequence ATGAAAAAAATATTTAATATTATTATAATAAGCATAATGGTAATAGTAGCAATCAATTGTAATAATTTTTCTTCTATGGCTAGATCCATCTCATATAATGATGTAGATATAACTTTAGCTAAAGTTGTAGAAGTTATTAGTGGTGAAGCAATTAAAGTTATTGAAGAAAATAGTAATTCAGATAAAAGTACAAAACTAATTAAAATGATTGGTATTGATACAGATTCTTCAATGAAAGCTACTGAGTATACTTATAATCAACTTTTAGGCAAAAGAGTTATGTTACTCCCTGATTCTAATAATGATACTTTTGATAAAATAGATAGATATGAGTATAAATACGTCTATCTAGCAGCAAATAAGTCTATAAGTGAGGAGTTGCTTGAATTAGGACTAGCTAAAACTGATACCTCATTTGAAAAAGCAGAACAATATGATGATTTAGTAAAAGCTCAAAACATGGCCATAACAGAAAATAAAGGTGTTTGGGATAATTATAAAGGAAAAAAAGCATTAGTAGGTGTTAATATCAATACTGCAACTAGTGAAGAATTAATGGATATTTTAGATGATACAACTAGTGAAATGGCATATTCTATAGTTAACTATAGAAAGCATAATGAATTTAATGATATAAAGGAAATCAAATTTGTTAATTCTGATTTTACTAAAGAATGGTTTGATAAAAACCGAAACAAAATGTCAGTTGTCAGTAATATTAAAATAGCATCTTTTGAAGAATTGAGATCATTGTTTGGTAATACTAAAATTGGAAAAGAATTAGCAAACAATATTATTGACTATAGGTTGTTTAATACTCTAGACAGCATTAATGATATTAGAAAAGTTCCCAATATGTATAATAAATTTAATGATATAGAGGAATACATATCATTATACACATTAACTGATTATGAGGATAAAGATGATGTAAAAGTAATCAATCTTAATACTGCATCAGCTAGACAAATCAGGAGAACCTGTACTATCTCATCAAAGAGGTCTTATGATATAGTAAAAGAAAGAGATAAGCAAGGATATATTTTTAAGTCTTTAGGCGAATTAGAGAAAAAAGATTTATTGACTAGAGGAGAAATTTTATATTATAGTGATAACTTATCATTATTTACCAATCTAAACACTGCAAAAGAAAATGAGCTTCTATCTCTATTTGGGTGTATTGATATTAGTGATTCCAGTAAAGAAAAACTTGTTGACAAGATAATTGATAACAAACCATATGTAAGTAAAAAAGATCTTGATAAAAAAAATATAATTCCATCTAAATATTATGATATGGTAGAAACATATATATATGCTTCACAGTCTGAGTTGCCAGAGTATATTAACATTAATATTACTGACAGATATAAAGCAGCAGAATTATTCGATATAGATGGAAAAGAAGCTGATAAATATATTAAGAGTAGGAAGAAATACAAATTTAGTAAGTATATCAAATTCGATTATGAAAAATATGCTTCAGACTTTACTTTGTATACTAATATAAATACAGCATCAAAATATGAATTAGAAAATATTTATGGAAGAGTGTACAAAGACAATAAATACCAATATCTAAGACTACCAGCTGATATTATTGATGATATCATTGATTTTAGGGAAGACCAACCATTTAATTCACTAGATGAAGTATCTGAAATATTCTCTAATAATAAAAAAATGAGTTTTTATAATAATATTAAAGATTTTATAGTATTTTATTAA
- the rsfS gene encoding ribosome silencing factor: protein MDKNTDNSLDILKIALKALDDKLAEDIKVLDIRDLTVIADYFIIAHGNNKSHIKALIDRTEEILSKNGYEPKQIEGYNSASWILLDYSNIIIHIFSKEDRLFYDLERIWSDGKNIDVKSLIEE from the coding sequence ATGGATAAAAACACAGACAATTCTTTAGATATATTAAAAATAGCGTTGAAAGCATTAGATGACAAATTGGCAGAGGACATTAAAGTACTAGATATCAGAGATTTAACTGTTATTGCAGATTATTTTATTATAGCTCATGGTAACAATAAAAGTCATATAAAAGCTTTAATCGATAGGACAGAAGAAATATTGTCCAAAAATGGTTATGAACCTAAACAAATAGAAGGTTATAATTCTGCAAGTTGGATTCTATTAGATTATTCAAATATCATAATTCATATATTCAGCAAAGAAGATAGGTTATTCTATGATTTAGAAAGAATATGGAGTGATGGTAAAAATATAGATGTTAAGAGTTTAATTGAAGAATAA
- a CDS encoding tyrosine-type recombinase/integrase, with protein MKNNDYHEQQNIKNSIVLREIMYSLPSFTYEFFRGIEQTTSSKTRIAYAYDLRLFFEFILEYHQDFKEKKMNEIKLEEITNIIPDDIEMYLEYLSYYKKEDEKGHIVEHKNTERGKSRKLASLRSFFTYFYRKRKINSNPALLVDLPKIHNKNITRLEVDEVAKLLDEVESGDRLTESQKKYHNITKDRDLALITLLLGTGIRVSECVGLNISDIDFNVDGIRIVRKGGNEVIIYFGDEVESALMTYLDSRKHVIPVTGHEDALFLSLQNKRLSVRAVQNLVKKYSKLVTNLKNISPHKLRSTYGTNLYRETGDIYLVADVLGHKDVNTTKKHYAQIEDERRRKAAKVIKLRKD; from the coding sequence ATAAAAAATAATGATTATCATGAACAGCAAAACATTAAAAATTCAATTGTTTTAAGAGAAATTATGTATTCACTTCCCTCTTTTACTTATGAATTTTTTAGGGGCATTGAACAAACCACTTCATCAAAAACTAGGATTGCTTATGCATATGACCTTAGGCTTTTTTTTGAATTTATTTTAGAATATCACCAAGATTTCAAAGAGAAAAAGATGAATGAAATAAAATTAGAAGAAATAACAAATATAATACCAGATGATATTGAAATGTATCTCGAATACTTGAGCTATTATAAAAAAGAAGATGAAAAAGGTCATATTGTTGAACATAAAAATACTGAAAGAGGAAAATCAAGGAAGCTTGCAAGCCTCAGATCTTTTTTTACATATTTTTATAGAAAAAGGAAAATAAACAGTAACCCCGCTCTATTAGTAGATTTACCAAAAATCCATAATAAAAATATTACTCGACTAGAAGTTGATGAGGTTGCTAAGTTACTAGATGAAGTTGAATCAGGAGATAGATTAACTGAATCACAGAAGAAGTATCATAATATAACTAAAGATAGAGATTTAGCATTAATAACACTATTACTAGGTACAGGAATCCGTGTTTCAGAATGTGTTGGACTCAATATATCAGATATTGATTTTAATGTAGATGGTATTAGAATCGTAAGAAAAGGTGGCAATGAAGTAATAATATATTTTGGTGATGAAGTTGAATCTGCATTGATGACTTATTTGGATAGCAGAAAACATGTTATACCAGTCACTGGTCATGAGGATGCTTTATTCTTATCCCTACAGAATAAAAGATTAAGTGTTAGAGCTGTTCAGAACCTAGTTAAAAAATATTCTAAGCTTGTTACTAATTTAAAAAATATATCCCCTCATAAGCTTAGAAGTACTTATGGAACCAATTTATATAGAGAAACTGGTGATATTTATTTAGTTGCTGATGTTTTGGGTCACAAAGATGTAAACACTACCAAAAAACATTATGCACAGATTGAAGATGAACGACGAAGGAAAGCTGCAAAGGTTATAAAATTAAGGAAAGATTAA
- the rplU gene encoding 50S ribosomal protein L21: MYAIIETGGKQYKVAEGDSIRVEKLGAAAGETVTFDKVLMVSNDSGLTVGSPLVNNATVTATVEEEGKNKKVIVYKYKAKKGYHKKQGHRQPYTQVKIDKINA; this comes from the coding sequence ATGTACGCAATTATTGAAACTGGTGGAAAACAATATAAAGTTGCTGAAGGTGATTCAATCAGAGTTGAAAAACTAGGAGCAGCAGCTGGAGAAACTGTAACATTTGACAAAGTTTTAATGGTATCTAATGACAGTGGTTTAACTGTTGGTAGCCCACTTGTAAATAACGCAACTGTAACTGCTACAGTTGAAGAAGAAGGTAAAAACAAAAAAGTTATCGTTTACAAGTACAAAGCAAAAAAAGGTTATCATAAGAAACAAGGTCATAGACAACCTTATACTCAAGTAAAAATTGATAAGATTAATGCGTAA
- the lexA gene encoding transcriptional repressor LexA — MSNDLSEKQIKIINFIKNEILSKGYPPSVREICDAVGLKSTSTVHGHLERLEKKGIIRRDPTKPRAIEIIDESFAPTKRELISVPIIGKVAAGEPLLAVENIEEYFPIPAEFIPNKQMFMLNVEGNSMIDAGIFNGDLILVQQQNQAQNQDIVVALIDDSVTVKRFFKETDHIRLQPENSTMDPIIVEDVTVLGKVVGLFRRF; from the coding sequence ATGAGTAATGATCTAAGTGAAAAACAGATTAAAATAATTAATTTTATAAAAAATGAAATACTGTCAAAAGGATATCCACCTTCAGTAAGAGAAATATGTGATGCAGTAGGTTTGAAATCTACATCAACTGTCCATGGGCATCTTGAAAGACTAGAAAAAAAAGGTATAATTAGAAGAGATCCAACAAAACCAAGAGCTATTGAAATCATTGACGAATCCTTTGCTCCTACCAAAAGAGAACTTATAAGCGTACCAATAATTGGTAAGGTGGCTGCTGGAGAACCTTTATTAGCTGTTGAAAATATAGAAGAATACTTTCCTATTCCAGCTGAATTTATACCCAATAAGCAAATGTTTATGCTTAATGTTGAAGGTAACAGTATGATTGATGCTGGGATATTTAATGGAGATTTAATATTAGTACAACAACAAAATCAAGCGCAAAATCAGGATATCGTCGTTGCACTAATTGATGATTCAGTTACTGTAAAAAGATTTTTTAAAGAAACTGACCATATAAGATTACAACCTGAAAACAGTACAATGGATCCAATCATTGTTGAGGATGTTACAGTACTTGGTAAGGTTGTTGGACTTTTTAGAAGATTTTAA
- the yhbY gene encoding ribosome assembly RNA-binding protein YhbY — MTSKQRAYLRRLANDLDPIFQIGKSGVTPEVTKAISDALEARELIKINVLKNCLYTPKDICYVLSERTRSDVVQQIGRKIVLYRESKENPKIILP; from the coding sequence ATAACTAGTAAACAAAGAGCTTATCTGAGAAGATTGGCAAATGATTTAGACCCAATATTTCAAATAGGAAAATCTGGAGTGACTCCAGAAGTTACAAAAGCAATTTCAGATGCATTAGAAGCTAGAGAATTAATTAAGATCAATGTACTGAAGAATTGTTTATACACACCAAAAGATATTTGCTATGTCCTATCTGAAAGAACAAGGTCGGATGTTGTACAGCAGATTGGTAGAAAGATAGTACTGTATAGAGAATCTAAAGAAAATCCAAAAATCATATTACCATAA